In Corticium candelabrum chromosome 1, ooCorCand1.1, whole genome shotgun sequence, the genomic stretch ACAGCTAGACTAACAGTTTGCTCTACTCTCATGCATCTTCAACTTCATGTATAGAAAATTCACTATTAAATGTCAACATTTCAATGTCttgtttataattttaatGTTTCTATATCACAATGAAGAAACAGTGTGCATGCTCAAAGTGATGAAatcctttcattttttgagAGCATAAAACTAAGATCAAAATAGTGGTTATAACAAGAGAAAAATCCTTGAAAACTACTGATCACTCTTAGCTTCATAATTTGCTGCAAAGCTGATGGCATAAAAGCCTGAATGACACATCACCACAAATTGGATCTCATCACGTATTTCAAGACCATCAATTACAGTAGCTCAACCTGCAAAATAGTCTATTGCAACAGCATGTTGTCATGGGATGTTTTCGCGTTACAAGTTATTCATGTTCAAAATACCGACCTATCAATCTGATTGCCAcaaagacagatggatagacgaGGAGATCATACCTCAACTGATCCCGTTGAGCTTCCAACAAATGAACTTGTTTCTTGCCCAGCTCAATAGACGAAGATAAATGTTCTACTTCTTGTCTACATCCAATAGACTCCTTTATAAAAACACTAACTCAACACATTCGCGCCTAATCCGTACTGCTCTTCGCCAGGAAATAAAGCAAGTGCGACAGCGTGTCTCGCATCAGCCAATCCTCTCCGCAGACTGTCAATATGCAACACGTGACCTTCCTTTTCCAAGCTCTCCAATCTACAATAAGAACGTAAAGATTTAAGCATAAAAAATTATAGACTAACCTAACAAATAAACTTGGCAAGTTCTTCTGCAGTCAGCACACAATCCGACGTTAAAACGTCCGCCACCTCTGACATAACCGTTGATGTTTCATCATCCTGGAATAGATGTTCTAGTCCCGTCTGGTCTAGCATGCCATCGTATCCGATGGCTCGCAATCGCTGTGCAAACGTTTCACTTGCGTTCATCTCCCGCGATTAATTTGCGGTGAGCAAACTACGCATGCTCGTAGACTTACTTACCTGTTACTACGGGATACGGAAGAGTGTTTATGGAAGACAAAGGGAGGAAGGTTTCTGATGCGATTGAAGGATCAGAAGTAGCATCAGATGTTGGCGCTAGTCCAGGACATAGCTGTACAAGATTGAGAGCATCGGAGAGTGCCCTCTTGGGGTCTTCCGTGGGAACTGATGCTTCACAGGCATCCGAACTGACTGATAGCGAAGATCTAGCCCTATCTTTACCTACTAGCTCAGCAACACTTCTTCCAGTTGAAATTATAATAGAAGACAAAGTTACTCAACTTCATGCAGATGCCTCGAAACTAGCAAATGATCCTGAACGAGCGATTCTTCTTCTCAACAAGGCAGTCTCTCTAAGGCCTTCTGTTGCTCAATATTATGTTGCCAGAGCTGAGATGTTTATTCAACTGTGTGATTTTCGCTCTTCCATTCTCAATCTGAAAAGAGCCCAAACTCTGGATCGACGCAATCTCGATATTCACGGCAGACTGGCATTTGTCTATTATTTTTATGGTCAGATTCTTTTCGACCAGCATCTCTACACGGATGCTCTTACTTTATTTCAAACTGCAGCAAGGATGAAACCAGAGAGCATTAGCTATAACGTTCGATCTATCACATGTTTGGCGGCACTCGGTCGTCATGGCAGCTGTCTTGATTTGGTGAACAAAAGATTAAGATTGAATGAAGAAAACCCAGATCTTTATGTCATGAGAGCAAAACTTCAGCAGATGTTTGGAAATATCACACAAGCGTATTTTGACATCTCTTGTGCTTTGAAAATAGATTCCCATCATTGTGAAGCAAAATCTATGCTAACGGTTTTTGTGGAGAAAGCAGAAGAGTTAAGAGATTCGGCTGTTCAAGAAAGCCTATTAGGCAACATGAAGGAATCCATTCAGAAGATCACTTCTGCCATTGAAACGAATCCCTCGAAGGCTAGTTATCATACCTTGCGAGGTGCTATTCATAGACGACAGGGAAACTTTGAAGCAGCAATTGACGACTTCCTAGTGGCGTTAGACAAGTGTGGTGAAGTTGAAGGAATGAAGGTTGATCTACTCACCAGCAGGGAAGCATCCAGACAATTGGTGCTAACCTATAATGATTTTGCAGTCGAATGTTTTACCAAGCAGTACTACAATGAAGCTGTTGTGTTACTGAATAAGGCAATTAAAGCAGAAAAGGAAGAAAAGGGTTTGTTTATCAATCGAGGTGACTGTTTCTACTGTATGCGTGAGTTGCACTTCAGTTTGTCTGATTATTTACAAGCATTAGAATTGGATCCTAATGATGTGGATGTCCGTTCCCGAATGTCAGTCATTCACTGTGAACTAGGAGTCGATGAATTTGAGAACAAACACTTTGAAAAGGCAGCAGAACATTTCAGTACTTCTATAGACAACAATCCACAAATCTCAAGATATTATGTTTGTCGAGCTCATGCACGTTATCTTATGAATGAGATGGTAGAAGCCCAGGAAGACATTGTACTGGCATTGCTACTAGAACCAGGAAATGAAGAAGCTGGTCTTCTCTTTCAGAGACTGTTTCCTGGACAAACATTAGATAGAGTAGTAAGAAAAGGACTGACAAATATTGAAAGATACAAGCAGATTCTGACTAAGACTCAGCAACCAGGAAGACTGAACACACATTCGGTTCCTGCACTCAGTGATGATGGAAAAGTAACTGCAGCAGTCCAAGACCTTGTGACATCTCTGAGTTTCAAATTGGACAGCCACAGCAGTCATAGCCTTCTTTCTATCACTGATGGATCCCAATCACAAGTTGTAGCTTCCATGACAACAGTGAGCAAACCTAACGTTGATGAtggaaatggaaatgacatgCAACAAAAGTTGGCGATAGTCCCTCTTCCAGTAAATGTTATGCCTGATCTCAGGGCATGCATGAAGGAATCTGAGTTTCATGCTGAAATCTACTACTCAAAGAAGAGAATGGACAAAATGGTCCAACACCTCCTTTATAAGAGGGAGAAGTTGGATTATTCTGGACCAAAAATAACAAGCAGACTACCAATTTCATAGACCATTCAACAGACTAATGCAGTTTATATGGTTCTCTGTTAAGTAATAGTAAATAAACGTACTTTACAATATATACAGTTGTGAggtgaatatatatatatcaattcGAATCAAGAGTGCTAGGTCTGAGTCTCTCGCTAAGAATGGTCATGATGACTGACAACAGCTCTTCGCTGTCTTGGGTCTGCATGATCTCTTTGACTATGTTAGTCTGGAGTTCAATACTGTTCACCTGCATCCATATTCGAACACACTGCTGCTGTAGGAAATTTGCTGAGTATAAGCAGGCAAAATGAAACACTTCAACTAAATTGTGGTTAGTGATGTACTTTGATACTACAATCTGGCACTCTTCATTGAGATCAGTGAGAAGAAATTGACTGGACAGAGCAATGACACTCAGACCTAGGCTGTAAAGACAGTCACCATTATCAACTCCATCCACTAGCTGCAAACCAACAGATAGATAACTTTCAATGACTGTCTTACACGTCCATGAACAGCCATGAAGTGAGTGTGATACAGCAAGGAGAGCTGGATAGTCAACCCCAGGCATATCAATGCTCTTTGCACCTGACTCCCGGAACGATCCCGAAAACATAGCATGAAAGTAGTCTGAACTTGTGATCAATGCATCCTGACAGCAGACAACCGTCTTTCCACAGTCTAACCTCAACGTGATCAGTTGCCGACATTCATCATCCTTCACATTAATTGCATCTTCATATGAACACTTCACTTCTGCCATTTCTTTATCCTCAATTGATGCATCACTTCCTAGTCTCATTCTCTTGGCAAGTGGTGACTTCATGTCTTCATCAAAGCCTCTAACCACTTCCAAGTTCCTAGCCATCAGCAGAAGACCTTGCACAACAAACTCCAACTCCTTGGCACTAAGCAAAGCCTCTCTCAGAAGGTCAATTAAATGTTCAAGTCCTCTGTATTGCACAAATAGTTTCTGCTGCACTTTTCTGTCTTCAACAATATATGGCAATGACAAAGCATAGTCTTTTATTTCTTTCTTAGTACCACGGATCAGCTTATGAGTAATAAGTCCCTGGCCATAGTCAGACTCAGCTGAGTTTCTAAGAATGCACAACAATCGATATCCTCCACACGCTCGACCATCATTTGTACACCTTTTTGTATACACATCACCAGAACAAAGCTGCTGATACACAAATGGAGCGGTCTGAAGCATAATAAGATGTTCCAAGCAACCACTGTTGTTTGCCAAGCGAACCAAAATTTGCATTGCCTTTGGATGAGGATGGCACGAATATCGAAAGTATTCAACTAGAACTTTCACAACATCATATGTAAGAAACGCTGGAATACATTCCTTAATGAGGCTCACGATTGACAACAAACTTAGGAGTTGATGCTCCGAAGGATTCGGAGCACATGTTCCACTATCACTTGATACTTCCTCTTGAGCTTGGAAATGAAGAAACCCTTGTGGAGATGTTGGCTCTGATGTAGTTGGTGAGAGGGCTTCGGTTGAAGAAGGAGAAGGAATGTCAGATGTTGGGCTGAGTCCCATTGTTGGTGAGACATCAACTTGTCTGAGCAGCTCGTGATCAGTCACAAGAGGTGATGATGCACCAACACCGGTATCATGTTTCCTAACAGGAACAGGACTGACTGCATGTCGTATCAGCTTGGCAGTATCTTCACAAGTGTTTGATACACTATCACAAATGTGCTCAAGTCTTTGCTCAGCTGCAACACACTTGCTTTCAATTCCATCAGAACTTTTATCACCACTGGTAGGTATCTGTATGATTGAACTCAGTCTCTGAATCAGCACTGTAACCAGTCCCATACCAACCATTTGCTTCAATCCACACTTATCATAGTAATAACACATTAGCGCAGACAGCATCTTGTCATGCAGCTGATGAAATTCTGAGTTACCAAGTATTTCAATCATTTTGGCCACACCTCCATATTCAATCAGTCTGTTTCGACAGACTACATTCCAACAGCAATAGCAAAGTATATGGGCAGCATATGATTTGATTTCTTCATCTTGATTCGTCTGTAAATGATGCAGAAATAGGCCTATACCCTCTACAGTTGCAATGCTGGAACAACAATCAGAACACTTTGACTTCGAGCACAATAACAAAGTATGCAAAGCAATACGTTGAATGCCCGCATCTTTATGATATGTTAAATTGAGTAGTACATCAAATCCATTGTCAGTGTCCTTTAGCTGTTGTGAGAAAACATCAAACCAACTGAGCTGCTTGAAAATCTTGAGACCACTGGCAATGACAACTGGATTAGTAGATTTCAAGGCAGACAAAATAATCTGGACGCCATTCCTCTTGAAAAACATTGCATGACATGATGAGTCTACAAGGAAAAGATGTAGAGCACGAAGGCCGCACAGTTGAGGATCTGTATCATTTGTCTGGCTCAACATCGTCAATAAACTCGTCACAATGTTGAGACTAAGGTAGAACTGCAAGTTTTCTTGATCCTTTGCTAAGTTGGCAATAGCTCGAGCAGCCCGTGAGTAAACATGTGAGTGTCTGGACATTAACAGTTTCACTAAACAAGTCCAAACAATaatcatatatttcatacCAAGCAAAATCCACAAATTGATTCTTAAAGATAATCTGCAAATCATCATTAACTAATGTACTATAAATGGCCAAGTTCAATGACACCACCACACTTAGCAATCCTTCGATGTTTGAAAACAAAGTTTGTTGATACGCATGATGCAGAATACTTGCATGTATTCAAAATTCAAGATAATCTATCAGTTTGTATTATCTAACACATACTACATATTATACTAAATAAAATGCAACATATTATTGTAAAGACAATCTTCTGCAGGGTTacataacacaaacattaGCAGCAACACGATTACAGTCATATAGTAACAGTGGTTAGTCACTGGTTTAGAGTATTTGACTACACTGCCTAAACTAAAGATTCTAACAGCAGCATAATTACAAACGTGCGCCATCTTacaaactcgtgtaaaacatgACATGTAGACAAGACACATGTAGACAAGACGTCATAGTTCAACATATGAAATGAACATCATGCACCAGTGTTCACAagactttatttatttaaagaTATATTTGTTGACTTAATATGAGTACTACTGTAACACGCCAAAATTGTGTTGGCTCAGTGACTTAACATACTCACATGCTGAGTGAGAAGACATTGCTGCAAAAAGAAGAATAAGTTAAGATCAGTCAAAACACCTACAGCATCATCAAATATGCATGATTCAGTGATCTCGTTAGTCAGAAGTCACCTATGTGTTATTTGAAACATTTTCTGACAGCAACCATAACATCACAAGTATAAATTTCAGTCTTGCTAAGACTGCATTTCAAGGTTGCATCAACCTTTCTGCCCTAAACCAGTCAGTCTACACCCACTCAAGCCACAACCAGCCAGCCACACAATCAGGCCATACTCCAAATGACAATGAAAGGCTGCGAGCACACTGAAAGAAATCAATACAGTTCAAGCTTGCAAGAACTAAAATCAACTGCCTATACTAATTACATCCTAATTGAGGTGTTGAATTGAGGTGCTTGACTTGAGGAAACTCTAGCAGCAACATACAAAAGTTTAAACTATCAATTTCTACACAATGCTCACGTCTAGTGCGTCTGTACGCAATTCTATTTGAAAAAGCAAGCTCCAGGATTAATCGGCTTGAACTCTCAGATCTACAAATTTTATGAACTAAATCATATTTCTTCCAAATGGATACATCATTACAAAATGCATAGAAAGCTCCAAATAAAGCACAAAATAAGGCTTGtcctaacaaacacacacaacgcaaTACCATTGCATTACAATATTGCGACTGCACTTACTGCATAACATGCAtacacccacgcacgcacgcacgcacgcacgcactccgcacccacacaaactcacCCGGGACATCTAGACACTTCAAATCTCGAATTTCTTTCTGGAAACCCTCCTCTCTACAACAGTCTGCAAACACACTAATAGCGTGCTGCGCTATCTTCTTATCCGTCGACTGCACGAGCTCCACAAGCGGCTGCGTGCCTCCCGCCTCTCTAAAATCACGCACAAACGTAATTGTCCTGCTCTTACTCTCCTTCAATTCTTGAAGCGCTAATTTCTTCGCCTCATCGCTGCTACTCGTCTGCAACTGTCGAATTATCAGATCCAGCTTGGCATTCCAGGTGCGCACGCGCCGACTCTTAGCTCCCACAATGACGTCACAGTCGTTTGATTAGAAGTAGAGTCACGGCTGACCTGTGCGGAAGTTAGGAGCAATGGAACCGACGAGCGCAAACGAGACCGTTCCGATGCAGTCGAGTGCAGACGTTCAGCACAACGGCGCGTCGCCCGTCAAGCTAGAGCGCACGAGGTGAGCTGATTTTCGATGTCGATTTCATTGAACCGAATCGACGTCGTAGCACAGCGCTGCAGCGGCCGCTCGTCGCGTGGCGGTTTGCACTCGACGCACATCTCGCTTTGCATACCTACAATGCACGCTCGAGCCTCGATGGTCGGAAATTGGTATCATATCTTGGTAAAGGAACAGGAACCCTCACCCTCCTCGTCTCTCTGGGAGGTACTACAGCCCCATCTCATTGAGCAATACAAACGTCACGTTGTCTACATGTTGCACAGTCCGTTTGCATGCTGTAAAGACGTCTCACGCACGAGAATCGCTCGAGAGTGACTCGTGCGCGTCGTTTCTATGCTTCACTGTCATACATCACCGCTGCGTAGCAACCAATTTTTTCTCTCCGCGTTTGTAgttcgacgtcgacgtcgccGACCGACGCCGTTCGTATTGACTTGCCGTCGCTCGTCGCTATGAAGAGTTTAATCGAGAATAAGATCTCGGAGGAGACGGAACGAGCGCAGCACGAGGAGGTCGAGCGCGTCGCAGCGGTCGTCTCGATTCGCGACGGCAACGAGAGCGGGGATGAGGCGACTGACGACGCAAGTCCTCCCATTTCGCCCGAATCGACAAGCACGACCGGGTCAGCATCTGATGATTCAGTGTTGTTCAACGAGCGACCGGCGGTAAGCGATTGTAGGCGTGGTTTCGTGCTGTGTGCAAAAGCTTGTTCTTGTGTGTCTCCATCAGCCTCTAGATCAGACTGCGAGGAATTTTCCCAAGAGGTCTAGGTATAGTCATCGAGCTGCTCAGTCGGGATTGTCTGCATTTGTCAGGacaaggtgtgtgtgtttgtgtgtgcttgcttgtttgtttgtttgtttgtttgtttgtttgtgtgtgaggctcagagagagagagagagagagagtatgtgtgtgtgtgtgtgtgtgtgtgtgtgtgtgtgtgtgtgtgtgtgtgtgtgtgtgtgtgtgtgtgtgtgtgtgtgtgtgtgtgtgtgtgtgtgtgtgtgtgtgtggtcattCTGTGCAAGGTGTCGTCTCACTCGTGCTATCATCTTTACTTGTTGTGTATCAGGACGGGCGGTACGAATCCTGTACGTGCATTGGAGCTTCTTCGCGTTGTGTTGCAGCCATCATTTGAGAAGCAAattgtgcatgtttgtcagAGCTACATTGAGGCAAGGCACAAAATTATAATTGAAAGAATGATGGTTTACTTTACAAGCAATCCAACTTGAAATTAAAAGAAATGTTACACTTATTGaaagtttgctgtttgttttagtTGCTAAAAATGGCAGCTGGAAATCTTCAAGAGAATTGGGGAGAACCAGTAGCCGACATTCATGTCATTAGTGCTGTTAGAAAGAGTTTGGAAGAGGTACATGTGACACACTTGTCTGCTGGAATGATTTCTAACGGTTTTATTGTATCATAGGCCGGATCTGCATTGGATCCTGGTCAGCCACTTCAGGAGTGTGAACAGAATGACCAGTCGGTCACTACTCACAGAAAGATGCACACTCGAAAGGTAACAACTCAGATAACCCGTCTCATCTGCTCTATCATCACACACAgctgtgttgttttgtttagagAAAACCGGTACACAAAGAATCAAACGGAAAGTACgtaaacatgcatgcacgacAGCGTGGAGTTGCTGATATTTGTCATGGTAGCTGCTTTTGTTGTATACTATAGGCCGCATTCGGCAAAACATGGAAGATTGGGTGCCGTTTTGTTTAAAGATATTGAAGCATCAGGGATGACGGTATGTGTCTTGAGTACAAGTTGCACTGTAGACCTCAGTTATGTTTCATCTGCTTAAACACATACATTGCATCTCTACAAAAGTATGTGTTGAGTCAAGTGTAAGCTAATGACCATGTTATTGGTTGTCCCTGATGGCTTGCCACACTCTTAGTCTGACAGCTACTGAAATTTGCAGAGCTGCTACACACTTGAAGACTTAATTCTATGTATTTTTGTAAGCGAAGGGTCTCCTTACGAGGGGCCAACTCTTCTTCCTAGAAAGCTGACGGTATTTACTTGGATGCAGTTCATCGACGGAAATGCTCCAAAATACATTCTGTCCAGGTTTATATATCCAGGACACCAACCATTACGAAACGATGCCACGAAGAATGGGCAACTCAGCTAGTTATGACATGACATGCATTTGCCATAATTTCTGTTTCTGGTTTGTgatgtgtgcacacatgttACTGTCTATAGGGTTATATGCTGGTTGAGTGGTCTGTTTTTTTCTCATTACACTGGTGCATTCATTTGtggttgctgttttgttttcaGTGGAATCCAGACGAATTGTGTGAAAGCACAAAGTTTATCATGGGAGTGAAAGCCAACAAGTGAGTACTAGAAAatacattgaaattaattGATAAGGTTACACCAATTGACATTGTAGAGCATTTGGTTTTGGAGCGACTAGAGGTCGTATTTATTATCGTCATCCAGAAATTTACAAAGTCAGCTCCTGGAtttgttattataaacaaATTTTAATGTTTGTTTGAATTTGTGCAGTATGCAGGTGATCAGGATGATAAAGTGTGGCTGTATGACAATGGACACATGCCAGTGACTGGCGGCAAGGTCTGATAGTAAAATAGcctagagacagacagatggatgaaatAGATTTATTTCACAGTCATCACCAACTAATtgattgtactgtactaaggGCTGGGCTTAGAGTGCCATGTTCCTGTAAAGTGTACATAAAATGGGCTGCCATTTCTGTTAGAAAGTTTGTGGGGGAAATTTGCTTagaatttgtgtttgttgcgATTTTATGTTTCCACAAATGATTTTCCTTGTGTAATAAGGGAAGTGTACAGATGTATTCTAGTTTGTGAGCTTTTATCTTATTAATCTGTATTGTCACTACTGTTGTCATCTGCTAAGACCTTGCAGAACAAATTGGTTAAATTAACATTCCTATCCAGGAGCATGAAGGTCAAGGAGCACTGGTATGCATGCTAATAGTAGAAAGTTTACTCACTATGAATGTAGTGAAGGGTAGTTTCTATTTGAGGTGGGATTGGCTGTGATTCCAAACAAAGGCAGACAATTCAATTCAAAGTCTTTGCTGAGATTCTCAAGTACAATAGGTCAAAGCTATGCAGCATATTGCTGTTGAGCCATCAGTTTGTTTCCCTGTTTGTCACATGAAATAAGTAATCAAGGTCTTGAGGTTAGAtaattagtttgtgtttgtagcaTGATGCCAGGGAGTGGCACAAACCACAAGAAAGAAAGCACCTTTTCTTTTTGATAAACTGCAGTAAGGAAAGCATATATTGTCAGTAGTTACTATGCAACCTTGACCCTACCTCTAGAATGTAGCTACAGCACAGATGACCATGTAGGATGAGTTGATATTTCTGTTACCTTCAAATAATTTCTTTGtgggtacatacatacaaactcaAATTTGAGGATGAGGTGCAACGTTACCAAAACTGGTGTCCAACCTGATTAAAAcacagtttgtctgtgttgtcagTCAGAGAAACTTGGAAAGTTGTATTGCTCTCGTTTTGTTACAGGCATACCTGATGATCGAGAAAGATGTTTTCAAGCTGGCAGGAAGTTTCCCAGAGTATATGTAAGTCAGATTGGCAGCCATACGCTAAGTGGACATGTCAAGTTAGTATTGTTGTCATAGGAACAACCCAAATGTAGTGATGGATGACTTGGTAGGGTTTACACTGCCGCCACAAATCGTCACAAAGATCAAACAGGACATGAAGCAACAGAGAGGTAATAAGTTTGCATTAGGGATAACAATGTTTCTTATTGACTTTTACAACAGATGCATTCTTATAAGACATGAATGTCGGCTATGGAAAAGAAGTTGTCTGTATATGGAGAGAGGCTCTAGTTTATTTTCAGTTACTGCATTTATGTGTAGatgatatatttattgtgttgtgtgtaccacattggacacacacaagacacaagGAACAGTTAACTGCTATTTTGGTGGTCATGAATCATTCTATTAAGTGCTATAGTGAATCTTATTCTAGATGAGAGAATCAGATTAATAATGGCATCGTTTAGTTGTACGCTATATCATGACTCTCAGCATTCATGTATGAATATAGTCTGTCGTAGAACGTATGATCTAACTGTCACTCAGTGTACAAAGATCAGGctttgtttatattttgaaTAGAACAAATTTTGAGTAGATATATTTTAGCACTGCAGACTGTCTGCTACTTAATGCTCACTAATTATTCAAAATTAGTAGTTTGTATTGTTACTGTTACACACCATTTTCATGACTTAAGATTTAATAAATTGTCTGTTATTGATGACTGCCTTGTACTCCCAGGTGTTTTCATTTTCGTAGAAGGTGACATGGCTGGAGTAGCTCTGCGAGAACCTAAAATTCTAGCTGGAGTTCTGCTGCCACCAGATCTCACTACTGGTGAGTAGCTTGCATGTAAAGCTCTGTCTGAATGCCCAACAGCTGAGCTCTTACTCACTAAACGCCGAGCAGCAGGAGATAAAGTACCGAGCCTTTCACTTGATGCAAGGCATGAATATTTAGGAGTCCTAATTGCTGAcgcagcagctgcagcttcCATCACTTTCCTCTTCTTCGCTCGGTGCTTCTTATGCACTTCCTCTGACAATCTAATACCTAACTCCTCCCTTGGTGGAGCAGCAGGAACTTTGAAGACTGGACCAGGAGTTGTATCGATAGGAGCATCCCCACCATCCAAACGAAATGGTGTACCTTCAATCTCTCCCCATGTCATCATTGGTGAGGCATCAACTCTAGGAGCAGGAGATGGTGTTGCCATGAAACTGTAACCTCGCACTTGAGGCGCGCCCTGactttctgtctttccatcGATTCCAAACCTTTCTATAGTTTCTCTGCTTTCAGCAGCTGATGCAATAGCCGAGTCGTCTTGTAACTTTGCCAGTTCTTCTGATG encodes the following:
- the LOC134190460 gene encoding tetratricopeptide repeat protein 16-like, with the translated sequence MEDKGRKVSDAIEGSEVASDVGASPGHSCTRLRASESALLGSSVGTDASQASELTDSEDLALSLPTSSATLLPVEIIIEDKVTQLHADASKLANDPERAILLLNKAVSLRPSVAQYYVARAEMFIQLCDFRSSILNLKRAQTLDRRNLDIHGRLAFVYYFYGQILFDQHLYTDALTLFQTAARMKPESISYNVRSITCLAALGRHGSCLDLVNKRLRLNEENPDLYVMRAKLQQMFGNITQAYFDISCALKIDSHHCEAKSMLTVFVEKAEELRDSAVQESLLGNMKESIQKITSAIETNPSKASYHTLRGAIHRRQGNFEAAIDDFLVALDKCGEVEGMKVDLLTSREASRQLVLTYNDFAVECFTKQYYNEAVVLLNKAIKAEKEEKGLFINRGDCFYCMRELHFSLSDYLQALELDPNDVDVRSRMSVIHCELGVDEFENKHFEKAAEHFSTSIDNNPQISRYYVCRAHARYLMNEMVEAQEDIVLALLLEPGNEEAGLLFQRLFPGQTLDRVVRKGLTNIERYKQILTKTQQPGRLNTHSVPALSDDGKVTAAVQDLVTSLSFKLDSHSSHSLLSITDGSQSQVVASMTTVSKPNVDDGNGNDMQQKLAIVPLPVNVMPDLRACMKESEFHAEIYYSKKRMDKMVQHLLYKREKLDYSGPKITSRLPIS
- the LOC134190449 gene encoding armadillo repeat-containing protein 5-like — translated: MSRHSHVYSRAARAIANLAKDQENLQFYLSLNIVTSLLTMLSQTNDTDPQLCGLRALHLFLVDSSCHAMFFKRNGVQIILSALKSTNPVVIASGLKIFKQLSWFDVFSQQLKDTDNGFDVLLNLTYHKDAGIQRIALHTLLLCSKSKCSDCCSSIATVEGIGLFLHHLQTNQDEEIKSYAAHILCYCCWNVVCRNRLIEYGGVAKMIEILGNSEFHQLHDKMLSALMCYYYDKCGLKQMVGMGLVTVLIQRLSSIIQIPTSGDKSSDGIESKCVAAEQRLEHICDSVSNTCEDTAKLIRHAVSPVPVRKHDTGVGASSPLVTDHELLRQVDVSPTMGLSPTSDIPSPSSTEALSPTTSEPTSPQGFLHFQAQEEVSSDSGTCAPNPSEHQLLSLLSIVSLIKECIPAFLTYDVVKVLVEYFRYSCHPHPKAMQILVRLANNSGCLEHLIMLQTAPFVYQQLCSGDVYTKRCTNDGRACGGYRLLCILRNSAESDYGQGLITHKLIRGTKKEIKDYALSLPYIVEDRKVQQKLFVQYRGLEHLIDLLREALLSAKELEFVVQGLLLMARNLEVVRGFDEDMKSPLAKRMRLGSDASIEDKEMAEVKCSYEDAINVKDDECRQLITLRLDCGKTVVCCQDALITSSDYFHAMFSGSFRESGAKSIDMPGVDYPALLAVSHSLHGCSWTCKTVIESYLSVGLQLVDGVDNGDCLYSLGLSVIALSSQFLLTDLNEECQIVVSKYITNHNLVEVFHFACLYSANFLQQQCVRIWMQVNSIELQTNIVKEIMQTQDSEELLSVIMTILSERLRPSTLDSN
- the LOC134190497 gene encoding deoxynucleotidyltransferase terminal-interacting protein 1-like, translated to MEPTSANETVPMQSSADVQHNGASPVKLERTSSTSTSPTDAVRIDLPSLVAMKSLIENKISEETERAQHEEVERVAAVVSIRDGNESGDEATDDASPPISPESTSTTGSASDDSVLFNERPAPLDQTARNFPKRSRYSHRAAQSGLSAFVRTRTGGTNPVRALELLRVVLQPSFEKQIVHVCQSYIELLKMAAGNLQENWGEPVADIHVISAVRKSLEEAGSALDPGQPLQECEQNDQSVTTHRKMHTRKRKPVHKESNGKPHSAKHGRLGAVLFKDIEASGMTWNPDELCESTKFIMGVKANKAFGFGATRGRIYYRHPEIYKYAGDQDDKVWLYDNGHMPVTGGKAYLMIEKDVFKLAGSFPEYMNNPNVVMDDLVGFTLPPQIVTKIKQDMKQQRDAFL